One window from the genome of Babylonia areolata isolate BAREFJ2019XMU chromosome 11, ASM4173473v1, whole genome shotgun sequence encodes:
- the LOC143287213 gene encoding uncharacterized protein LOC143287213: MSRFRMTGNLTPPVNVMDDVFSLQRHTQAMNSTKTTGATMPYGTTDIVFSFDGATTYSSDSNATTSPQLESISEDALLLQRIAKTIDFWVPPFLFFIGMFTNTLVIMVMQNKYFRHMSTSFYIAATAVVDSVSLLVTLPPHYFYVNFSHIFDSIRHLHFICSIFHMPGWGTSNLGVFLTVAMTIDRTLAVQFPLKAPTLCTVRKAKIVTVCLLLFDLLLDGHVAFTTRMVDKEVKAYLCAIDRDFSEVYRIFHDYVWPTTRNVLLMTSFIAIIIGNIIITLHVKRSEDCKDLGEGAKSSGGTQSGKTSSKSRQLSLMLIIDSVSVIICTSPLTLTMMIDQSFQSTKNFADNPYDIAKDNLVFAIGFYLLHVNHCTNFFLYCLSGARFRRTLKEVLCPRPRQNKQTTKTSVMS, translated from the exons ATGTCTCGGTTCAGGATGACTGGTAACCTAACACCTCCAGTGAACGTCATGGACGATGTCTTCTCcttgcaaagacacacacaagccATGAACAGCACAAAGACCACAGGTGCAACAATGCCCTACGGCACGactgacatcgttttctcttttgATGGAGCCACGACTTATTCCAGTGACTCGAATGCTACTACATCTCCGCAGTTGGAATCAATAAGTGAGGATGCCTTACTGTTGCAGCGAATCGCCAAAACCATCGACTTTTGGGTACCGCCGTTTCTGTTCTTCATCGGAATGTTCACCAACACTCTGGTTATCATGGTGATGCAGAACAAATACTTTCGTCACATGTCCACTTCATTCTACATAGCGGCCACTGCGGTTGTGGACTCTGTGAGTTTGTTGGTGACGCTCCCACCGCATTATTTCTACGTCAACTTCTCACAC ATCTTCGACAGCATTCGGCACCTGCACTTCATCTGCTCCATCTTCCACATGCCTGGCTGGGGCACCAGCAACCTTGGCGTCTTTCTCACCGTGGCCATGACGATAGACCGAACCCTGGCCGTCCAGTTTCCGTTGAAAGCTCCCACACTGTGTACAGTCAGGAAAGCCAAGATCGTCACCGTCTGTCTGCTGCTGTTCGATCTTCTGTTG GACGGACACGTGGCCTTCACCACACGCATGGTTGACAAAGAAGTCAAGGCCTACCTGTGTGCCATCGACAGAGATTTCAGCGAGGTCTATCGCATTTTCCATGACTACGTCTGGCCTACCACGCGTAACGTGTTACTCATGACCTCtttcattgctatcatcatcggCAACATCATCATAACGCTGCACGTCAAACGATCTGAGGACTGCAAGGACCTTGGAGAGGGAGCCAAAAGTTCAGGAGGGACTCAGTCAGGGAAGACGTCCTCCAAAAGCCGTCAGCTTTCCCTGATGCTTATCATCGACTCCGTGAGTGTGATTATCTGCACTTCGCCACTGACGCTTACAATGATGATCGACCAGTCGTTCCAGTCCACCAAGAATTTTGCCGACAACCCCTATGACATCGCAAAGGATAATCTGGTCTTTGCCATTGGGTTTTATCTTCTGCACGTCAACCACTGTACCAACTTCTTTCTCTACTGCCTCAGTGGTGCCCGTTTCCGCAGAACCCTAAAAGAAGTCCTGTGCCCAAGACCTCGGCAGAACAAGCAGACCACCAAGACGTCAGTAATGAGTTAA